In Actinomadura citrea, a single window of DNA contains:
- a CDS encoding thymidine phosphorylase codes for MDATDVIRAKRDGGSLTPEQIDWAVDAYTRGVIAEEQMSALAMAILLNGMSRAEVARWTEAMIRSGERMDWSALDRPTTDKHSTGGVGDKITLPLAPLVAACGAAVPQLSGRGLGHTGGTLDKLESIPGWRASLSNTEMLDVLRSAGAVVCAAGSGLAPADRKLYALRDVTGTVESIPLIASSIMSKKIAEGTGALVLDVKVGSGAFMKTVDSARELAETMVAIGSDHGLRTVALLTAMDRPLGNAVGNAVEVAESVEVLAGGGPSDVVELTLTLAREMLAAAGISGRDPADALKDGSAMDAWRRMITAQGGDPGAPLPAARETHVVTAPSSGVLTRLDAYGVGVAAWRLGAGRARKEDSVSFGAGVICHAKPGDAVEAGRPLLTLHADDEARFGRALEALDGAFDIEAGGTVPALPLVIDRIA; via the coding sequence GTGGACGCCACCGATGTCATCCGCGCCAAGCGGGACGGCGGGTCGCTGACCCCCGAGCAGATCGACTGGGCGGTGGACGCCTACACGCGGGGCGTGATCGCCGAGGAGCAGATGTCGGCCCTGGCGATGGCGATCCTGCTGAACGGCATGTCGCGGGCCGAGGTGGCCCGGTGGACCGAGGCGATGATCCGGTCCGGCGAGCGGATGGACTGGTCGGCGCTGGACCGTCCGACCACCGACAAGCACTCCACCGGGGGCGTCGGCGACAAGATCACCCTGCCGCTGGCGCCGCTGGTGGCGGCGTGCGGCGCGGCCGTCCCGCAGCTGTCGGGGCGCGGGCTCGGCCACACCGGCGGGACGCTCGACAAGCTGGAGTCGATCCCGGGCTGGCGGGCGTCGCTGTCGAACACCGAGATGCTGGACGTGCTGCGCTCGGCGGGCGCGGTCGTCTGCGCGGCGGGCAGCGGCCTCGCGCCCGCCGACCGCAAGCTCTACGCGCTGCGCGACGTGACCGGCACGGTGGAGTCGATCCCGCTGATCGCCTCCTCGATCATGTCGAAGAAGATCGCCGAGGGCACGGGCGCGCTGGTGCTGGACGTCAAGGTCGGCTCGGGCGCGTTCATGAAGACGGTGGACAGCGCCCGGGAGCTGGCCGAGACGATGGTCGCGATCGGCTCCGACCACGGGCTGCGCACGGTCGCGCTGCTGACCGCGATGGACCGTCCGCTCGGCAACGCGGTGGGCAACGCCGTCGAGGTGGCCGAGTCGGTCGAGGTGCTCGCCGGGGGAGGCCCGTCCGACGTGGTCGAGCTGACGCTGACATTGGCGCGGGAGATGCTTGCCGCCGCCGGGATCTCCGGGAGGGACCCGGCCGACGCGCTGAAGGACGGCTCCGCCATGGACGCCTGGCGCCGCATGATCACCGCGCAGGGCGGCGACCCCGGCGCGCCGCTGCCGGCCGCCCGCGAGACCCATGTGGTCACCGCTCCGTCCTCGGGCGTGCTGACCAGGTTGGACGCCTACGGGGTGGGCGTCGCGGCCTGGCGCCTCGGCGCCGGCCGGGCCCGCAAGGAGGACTCGGTCTCGTTCGGCGCGGGCGTCATCTGCCACGCCAAGCCGGGCGACGCGGTCGAGGCGGGCCGGCCGCTGCTGACGCTGCACGCCGACGACGAGGCCAGGTTCGGCCGTGCCCTGGAGGCCCTCGACGGCGCCTTCGACATCGAGGCAGGCGGCACCGTGCCCGCGCTCCCGCTGGTCATCGACCGGATCGCGTGA
- a CDS encoding MFS transporter has translation MARVRTGEGRSLGRRFGWLWTAYAVSAFGTWLAFDAFPLIAITVLHAGPARVSALAAAGLLVGAAVAVPLGPWVEFRRKRPVMIAMDLVRCAALLSLPAAFLLGGLGFVQLLVVSVVVAAADIAFTAASGACLKTLVEPDDLLAANGRLESTTWTATMLGPPLGGAAIGLFGPLVTVAANAVSFLVSAAGIRAIGGTEPRPARSGAVHRAGPRLRAGDLLEGWRHILTSPALRPLFLNTILVSGLIMATAPVLAVLMLGRLGFAPWQYALAFAAPCVGGLIGSRLSARLAARFGRPRIMLVFGTLRACWLLGPAFVRPGVAGLVLVIAVELGLITCMGVFNPLYATYRLEWTPPDRVARVLSAWSVTSKLTIAAMTGLWGLLAGLTGPRTAIAIAGVLSLATPALLVRNRGALSGPDVLTQVGTSASVKNEGEGGPIMIEIKSIEKPDDRRDFPRGHLEIANLSGLVFGKATFEPGWRWTESVKDIAGTDLCEVHHNGYVVSGRMHIRMRDGAEQEVGPGDVFVATPGHDAWVVGDEPCVVFDFAGGMGEYAKAKH, from the coding sequence GTGGCGAGGGTGCGCACGGGGGAGGGACGGTCGCTCGGGCGGCGGTTCGGGTGGCTCTGGACGGCCTACGCGGTCAGCGCGTTCGGGACGTGGCTCGCCTTCGACGCGTTCCCCCTGATCGCGATCACCGTGCTGCACGCCGGACCGGCCCGGGTGTCGGCGCTGGCCGCCGCGGGCCTGCTGGTGGGGGCGGCGGTGGCGGTGCCGCTCGGCCCCTGGGTGGAGTTCCGCCGCAAGCGGCCCGTGATGATCGCGATGGACCTGGTCCGGTGCGCGGCGCTGCTGAGCCTTCCCGCCGCGTTCCTCCTCGGCGGGCTCGGCTTCGTCCAGCTCCTGGTCGTGTCGGTCGTCGTCGCCGCGGCCGACATCGCCTTCACCGCGGCGAGCGGCGCCTGCCTGAAGACGCTCGTCGAGCCGGACGACCTGCTCGCCGCGAACGGGCGCCTGGAGTCCACGACCTGGACCGCCACCATGCTCGGGCCGCCGCTCGGCGGGGCCGCGATCGGGCTGTTCGGCCCGCTGGTCACCGTGGCGGCCAACGCCGTCAGCTTCCTGGTGTCGGCGGCCGGGATCCGCGCGATCGGCGGGACGGAGCCGCGCCCCGCCCGGAGCGGTGCCGTCCATCGGGCAGGCCCCCGGCTCCGGGCCGGGGACCTGCTCGAAGGGTGGCGCCACATCCTCACCAGCCCGGCGCTGCGCCCCCTGTTCCTCAACACGATCCTGGTCAGCGGGCTGATCATGGCGACGGCGCCGGTGCTGGCCGTCCTGATGCTCGGCCGCCTCGGGTTCGCGCCCTGGCAGTACGCGCTGGCGTTCGCCGCCCCGTGCGTGGGCGGTCTCATCGGTTCGCGGCTGTCCGCGCGGCTCGCCGCGCGGTTCGGGCGCCCCAGGATCATGCTGGTCTTCGGGACGCTGCGCGCGTGCTGGCTGCTCGGACCGGCCTTCGTCCGTCCGGGCGTCGCCGGTCTGGTGCTCGTCATCGCCGTCGAACTCGGGCTGATCACCTGCATGGGGGTGTTCAACCCGCTGTACGCCACCTACCGGCTGGAGTGGACGCCGCCCGACCGGGTCGCCCGCGTCCTGTCGGCGTGGTCGGTGACCAGCAAGCTCACGATCGCGGCCATGACCGGACTGTGGGGCCTGCTGGCCGGCCTCACCGGCCCCCGCACCGCCATCGCGATCGCCGGCGTCCTGTCCCTGGCGACCCCGGCGCTGCTGGTCCGCAACCGGGGGGCGCTCTCGGGCCCGGACGTCTTGACGCAGGTCGGTACCAGTGCAAGCGTGAAAAATGAGGGGGAAGGGGGACCCATCATGATTGAGATCAAGAGCATCGAGAAGCCGGACGACCGGCGCGACTTCCCCAGGGGACACCTGGAGATCGCCAACCTCAGCGGCCTCGTCTTCGGCAAGGCGACGTTCGAGCCCGGATGGCGCTGGACGGAGTCGGTGAAGGACATCGCGGGCACCGACCTTTGCGAAGTCCACCACAACGGCTACGTCGTCTCGGGCCGGATGCACATCCGCATGCGGGACGGCGCCGAGCAGGAGGTCGGTCCCGGTGACGTGTTCGTCGCCACGCCCGGCCACGACGCCTGGGTCGTCGGTGACGAGCCCTGCGTCGTGTTCGACTTCGCCGGAGGCATGGGCGAGTACGCCAAGGCCAAGCACTGA
- a CDS encoding ABC transporter permease — MSTATETAPARKAANGKRRLRWPHYLLIASGLLVLLSLVRVIDDADPVTSSGTVSAALRLAVPIFLAGLGGLWSERSGVINIGLEGMMILGTWTGAWAGFQWGPWIGVLAGIIGGALGGLLHAVATVSFGVDHIVSGVAINILGLGLTQFLAGLIFDKGEAKALGGGPRQSPPVDPVQTLTLPVLSGGKIGGWQSPDWLGSLEKHHWFLVSDLAGIVRGLTSDMSLLTLVALLLVPASFFVLWRTAFGLRIRSCGEDPYAAESLGVQVYRMKYAAVMISGGFAGLAGAFLVTVAAPFYQDGQTNGRGFIGLAAMIFGNWRPGGLAAGSLLFGYTDAMNVRGGGQSVHALLLFVAILLIGVAVWQGVRANRLSPQAALDVAHRRDMRAAVVGSVLSLVAAAALLAWFLLSDIVPGELVSFTPHLTTLLVLALASQRLRMPAANGLRYRRGEAR, encoded by the coding sequence ATGAGCACCGCCACCGAGACGGCCCCCGCCAGGAAGGCCGCGAACGGCAAGCGCCGGCTGCGCTGGCCGCACTACCTGCTCATCGCGTCCGGCCTGCTGGTGCTGCTGTCGCTGGTCCGGGTGATCGACGACGCCGACCCGGTGACCTCCAGCGGGACCGTCAGCGCCGCGCTGCGCCTCGCCGTGCCGATCTTCCTGGCCGGCCTCGGCGGGCTGTGGTCCGAGCGGTCCGGCGTGATCAACATCGGCCTTGAGGGCATGATGATCCTCGGCACCTGGACGGGCGCCTGGGCCGGCTTCCAGTGGGGCCCGTGGATCGGCGTCCTCGCCGGGATCATCGGCGGCGCGCTCGGCGGGCTGCTGCACGCCGTCGCGACCGTGTCGTTCGGCGTCGACCACATCGTGTCCGGCGTCGCGATCAACATCCTCGGGCTGGGGCTCACCCAGTTCCTCGCCGGGCTGATCTTCGACAAGGGCGAGGCGAAGGCGCTCGGCGGCGGCCCCCGGCAGTCGCCCCCCGTCGATCCGGTCCAGACGCTGACGCTCCCGGTGCTGTCCGGCGGCAAGATCGGCGGCTGGCAGAGCCCCGACTGGCTCGGCTCGCTGGAGAAGCACCACTGGTTCCTGGTGTCGGACCTCGCGGGCATCGTGCGCGGCCTGACCAGCGACATGTCGCTGCTGACGCTGGTGGCGCTGCTGCTCGTCCCGGCCAGCTTCTTCGTGCTGTGGCGGACGGCGTTCGGGCTGCGGATCCGCTCGTGCGGCGAGGACCCGTACGCGGCCGAGTCGCTCGGCGTGCAGGTCTACCGGATGAAGTACGCGGCCGTGATGATCTCGGGCGGGTTCGCGGGCCTGGCGGGCGCGTTCCTCGTCACCGTCGCCGCGCCGTTCTACCAGGACGGCCAGACCAACGGCCGCGGCTTCATCGGCCTCGCCGCCATGATCTTCGGCAACTGGCGCCCGGGCGGCCTCGCCGCGGGCTCGCTGCTGTTCGGCTACACCGACGCGATGAACGTGCGCGGCGGCGGCCAGTCGGTGCACGCGCTGCTGCTGTTCGTGGCGATCCTGCTGATCGGCGTGGCCGTCTGGCAGGGCGTCCGCGCGAACCGCCTGTCCCCGCAGGCGGCGCTGGACGTGGCGCACCGCCGCGACATGCGCGCCGCCGTCGTCGGCTCGGTGCTGTCGCTGGTCGCGGCCGCCGCGCTGCTGGCGTGGTTCCTGCTGAGCGACATCGTCCCCGGCGAGCTGGTCTCCTTCACGCCGCACCTGACGACGCTGCTCGTCCTGGCCCTGGCCAGCCAGCGCCTCCGCATGCCCGCCGCCAACGGACTCCGCTACCGGCGCGGTGAAGCGCGCTAA
- a CDS encoding Xaa-Pro dipeptidyl-peptidase, whose protein sequence is MRLSLLPVVALAGTLGLVAGPVPAYADAERPHIVVKDGKTQPTFSFEDAIREKVFVETTVDSDRDGERDRVSVYITRPKETGGGLKVASILEGSPYYAGLQDPPYHPADVTDHPRLAPWTPPPGPPGATSYSRVYYDNYFVSRGYAVLAADTLGTGDSDGCPTAVGPNEAQGMKSVIEWLTGKATAYDAQGNRIRAGWSTGNVAMAGKSYDGTLPLAAAATGVSGLKTVVSISGVSNWYDEYRANGGVVAPDGWEGEDLDLHAKAVLTRRDPEVCAPVMHDLEKKMDRVTGDYNRTWDERNFAKSAPHFKASVFMTSGLADWNVKPIQMSLLWEGLKKAGVDRKLWIHQAAHDEPLDVRQSVWLESLNLWFAHELYDVRNDVMRRPKVDLERTPGQWETHKDWPETSARPVSLGLSAKGLGERGRGTQQLVDDPSRKAEELAATPDAADPNRLIYLTPKLTKAARLSGTAQIRLRASVDGRSPYLSALLVDYGSDERVSGFVPTSDRWCYGDSIPGDEGCRTVRRYTTAVTPFKIVTRGWTDVRNRGSIWRSTPVKPGKDYTFSWPMQPYDYVFKPGHRIGLIVLATDHAYTLRYPAGTKVKVDLHGSTLTLPLTTG, encoded by the coding sequence TTGCGACTCTCACTCCTGCCCGTCGTGGCGCTCGCGGGCACGCTCGGCCTCGTGGCCGGGCCGGTGCCCGCGTACGCCGACGCGGAACGTCCTCACATCGTGGTGAAGGACGGCAAGACGCAGCCCACGTTCTCGTTCGAGGACGCCATCCGCGAGAAGGTGTTCGTCGAGACGACCGTGGACAGCGACCGGGACGGCGAACGCGACCGCGTCTCCGTCTACATCACCCGTCCCAAGGAGACGGGCGGCGGCCTGAAGGTCGCCTCGATCCTTGAGGGCAGCCCCTACTACGCCGGCCTCCAGGACCCGCCCTACCACCCGGCCGACGTCACCGACCACCCGCGCCTCGCACCCTGGACGCCGCCGCCCGGCCCGCCCGGCGCGACGAGCTACTCGCGGGTCTACTACGACAACTACTTCGTTTCCCGCGGCTACGCCGTCCTCGCGGCCGACACCCTCGGCACGGGCGACTCCGACGGCTGCCCGACCGCCGTCGGCCCGAACGAGGCGCAGGGCATGAAGTCGGTCATCGAGTGGCTCACCGGCAAGGCGACCGCGTACGACGCCCAGGGCAACAGGATCCGCGCGGGCTGGTCGACCGGGAACGTCGCCATGGCCGGCAAGTCCTACGACGGCACGCTGCCTCTGGCGGCCGCCGCGACCGGGGTGTCCGGCCTCAAGACGGTCGTGTCCATCTCTGGCGTGTCCAACTGGTACGACGAGTACCGCGCCAACGGCGGCGTCGTCGCACCGGACGGCTGGGAGGGCGAGGACCTCGACCTGCACGCCAAGGCGGTGCTGACGCGCCGCGACCCCGAGGTGTGCGCGCCCGTCATGCACGATCTCGAGAAGAAGATGGACCGGGTCACCGGCGACTACAACCGGACCTGGGACGAGCGGAACTTCGCCAAGTCCGCGCCCCACTTCAAGGCCAGCGTGTTCATGACCAGCGGCCTCGCCGACTGGAACGTCAAGCCGATCCAGATGTCCCTTCTGTGGGAGGGGCTGAAGAAGGCCGGCGTCGACCGCAAGCTCTGGATCCACCAGGCCGCGCACGACGAGCCTCTGGACGTCCGCCAGAGCGTGTGGCTCGAATCGCTGAACCTGTGGTTCGCGCACGAGCTCTACGACGTCCGCAACGACGTCATGCGTCGGCCCAAGGTCGACCTGGAGCGCACGCCGGGCCAGTGGGAGACGCACAAGGACTGGCCGGAAACCTCGGCCCGTCCCGTGTCGCTCGGCCTGTCGGCCAAGGGCCTCGGCGAACGCGGCCGCGGCACCCAGCAGCTGGTGGACGACCCGTCCCGCAAGGCCGAGGAGCTGGCGGCGACCCCGGACGCGGCGGACCCGAACCGCCTGATCTACCTCACGCCGAAGCTGACCAAGGCCGCCAGGCTCAGCGGCACGGCGCAGATCAGGCTGCGCGCCTCCGTGGACGGCCGCTCGCCCTACCTGTCGGCCCTCCTGGTCGACTACGGCTCCGACGAGCGCGTCTCCGGCTTCGTCCCGACATCCGACCGGTGGTGCTACGGCGACTCGATCCCCGGTGACGAGGGCTGCCGGACCGTCCGCAGGTACACCACCGCCGTCACCCCGTTCAAGATCGTGACGCGCGGCTGGACGGACGTCCGCAACCGCGGCTCGATCTGGCGCAGCACCCCGGTGAAGCCCGGCAAGGACTACACCTTCAGCTGGCCCATGCAGCCCTACGACTACGTCTTCAAGCCCGGCCACCGGATCGGCCTCATCGTGCTGGCCACCGACCACGCCTACACGCTCCGCTACCCGGCGGGCACCAAGGTCAAGGTCGACCTGCACGGCAGCACCCTGACCCTCCCCCTCACGACCGGCTGA
- a CDS encoding CGNR zinc finger domain-containing protein — MDDPSPLIGEPPALDLVNTRPAGADLLSAPDDLRVWLRLQADRFDEAGAFAATGVTAESLAAVRRVREHTARALDRVRRGEPPSADDLEALGRAQLAAPAVTGLTWNGRALLAARRRTGPPGLRPAAWLAEAAAGLLSDPAVTTVRECEADDCVMLFLPAHPRRRWCSAARCGNRVRVARHYRRHRTAEPGSASS; from the coding sequence ATGGACGATCCGAGCCCGCTGATCGGTGAGCCGCCGGCCCTGGACCTGGTCAACACGCGCCCCGCGGGCGCCGACCTGCTGTCCGCGCCGGACGACCTGCGTGTCTGGCTGCGCCTCCAGGCCGACCGGTTCGACGAGGCGGGGGCGTTCGCCGCCACGGGCGTGACGGCCGAGTCGCTGGCCGCCGTCCGGCGAGTTCGCGAGCACACGGCTCGCGCCCTCGACCGCGTCCGCCGCGGCGAGCCGCCGTCGGCCGACGACCTGGAGGCCCTCGGCCGGGCCCAGCTCGCCGCCCCCGCCGTCACCGGGCTGACCTGGAACGGCCGGGCCCTGCTCGCGGCCCGCCGCCGCACCGGCCCGCCCGGCCTGCGGCCGGCGGCGTGGCTGGCCGAGGCCGCCGCCGGACTCCTCTCCGACCCGGCGGTCACCACGGTCCGGGAATGCGAGGCCGACGACTGCGTGATGCTCTTCCTGCCGGCCCACCCCCGCCGCCGGTGGTGCTCGGCGGCCCGTTGCGGCAACCGCGTCCGCGTCGCGCGCCACTACCGGCGCCACCGGACCGCCGAGCCCGGCTCGGCGTCCTCCTGA
- a CDS encoding adenosine deaminase yields MNDRPTLEDIRRAPKVLLHDHLDGGVRPATIVDLARDTGYGDLPTTDADALRTWFEEASNSGSLERYLETFSHTVGVMQTVEALTRVAYECAEDLANDGIVYAEVRYAPEQHLRDGLSLEQVVEAVLDGFARGREDFGIRVGTLVTAMRHQARSMEIAELAVRYRDAGVVGFDIAGAEAGYPPTRHLDAFEYLQRENAHFTIHAGEGFGLPSIWQAIQWCGADRLGHGVRIIDDIEVEGGEARLGRLADYVRDKRIPLEMCPTSNIQTGAAKSIAEHPIGLLRRLSFRVTVNTDNRLMSGTTLSEEFAKLADAFGYGWDDLQWFTVNAMKSAFAPFNQRLELINGVIKPGFAQLKWSGARPLA; encoded by the coding sequence ATGAACGATCGGCCTACTCTTGAGGACATCCGCCGCGCGCCGAAGGTGCTGCTGCACGACCACCTGGACGGCGGCGTGCGGCCCGCCACCATCGTGGACCTGGCGCGGGATACCGGGTACGGGGACCTGCCCACCACCGACGCGGACGCCCTGCGGACATGGTTCGAGGAGGCGTCCAACTCTGGATCGCTCGAACGGTACCTGGAGACGTTCTCCCACACGGTCGGGGTGATGCAGACCGTCGAGGCGCTCACCCGGGTGGCCTACGAGTGCGCCGAGGACCTCGCGAACGACGGGATCGTCTACGCGGAGGTCCGGTACGCGCCCGAGCAGCACCTGCGGGACGGGCTGTCGCTGGAGCAGGTCGTCGAGGCCGTCCTGGACGGCTTCGCGCGCGGCCGCGAGGACTTCGGCATCCGCGTCGGGACGCTCGTCACCGCGATGCGGCACCAGGCGCGCAGCATGGAGATCGCGGAGCTGGCCGTCCGGTACCGGGACGCGGGCGTCGTCGGGTTCGACATCGCGGGCGCCGAGGCCGGGTACCCGCCGACCCGGCACCTGGACGCGTTCGAGTACCTCCAGCGCGAGAACGCGCATTTCACGATCCACGCGGGCGAGGGGTTCGGGCTGCCGTCGATCTGGCAGGCCATCCAGTGGTGCGGCGCCGACCGGCTCGGGCACGGCGTGCGGATCATCGACGACATCGAGGTGGAGGGCGGCGAGGCGCGGCTCGGCCGGCTCGCGGACTACGTGCGGGACAAGCGGATCCCGCTGGAGATGTGCCCGACCTCCAACATCCAGACGGGCGCGGCGAAGTCGATCGCCGAGCACCCGATCGGGCTGCTGCGGCGGCTGAGCTTCCGCGTCACCGTCAACACCGACAACCGGCTGATGAGCGGCACGACGCTGTCGGAGGAGTTCGCCAAGCTCGCCGACGCGTTCGGCTACGGATGGGACGACCTGCAGTGGTTCACGGTGAACGCGATGAAGTCGGCGTTCGCGCCCTTCAACCAGCGGCTCGAACTGATCAACGGGGTGATCAAACCCGGTTTCGCGCAGCTCAAGTGGAGCGGCGCCCGGCCCCTGGCATGA
- a CDS encoding cytidine deaminase: MEIDWPALRSAAREAMSRAYCPYSGFPVGAAALVDDGRVITGCNVENASYGVGLCAECAVVSALHGPGKSERPRLVAMAVVDRHGNPLMPCGRCRQLLWEHGGAPMLLETTRGILPMSDVLPDAFGPDDLVDRA, translated from the coding sequence GTGGAGATTGACTGGCCTGCTCTGCGCTCTGCGGCGCGGGAGGCGATGAGCCGTGCGTACTGCCCGTACTCCGGGTTTCCGGTCGGTGCCGCCGCGCTGGTGGACGACGGCCGGGTGATCACCGGATGCAATGTGGAGAACGCCTCGTACGGCGTCGGCCTGTGCGCGGAATGCGCCGTCGTGTCGGCGCTGCACGGGCCCGGCAAGTCCGAGCGGCCCCGGCTGGTCGCCATGGCGGTGGTCGACCGGCACGGGAACCCGCTGATGCCGTGCGGGCGCTGCCGGCAGCTGCTGTGGGAGCACGGCGGCGCCCCGATGCTGCTGGAGACGACGCGTGGCATCCTGCCCATGTCGGACGTCCTGCCGGACGCGTTCGGTCCCGACGACCTCGTGGACCGGGCCTGA
- a CDS encoding class F sortase — translation MRGKGGRWGLGALAAILTAAGLALVVLGLRGPAGPPSPPAWAATTRAVDGHGPVLDRSLPVRVSIPSIGVRAPLARLGLVAGGEVQVPPADRPGEAGWYEGGPTPGERGAAVILGHVDSAKGAAVFYDLGRLRPGHRVEVSRADGRVAEFTVESVERVRKGRFPTARVYGPLDHPGLRLVTCGGAFDRAERSYQDNVIVYAAETAVR, via the coding sequence ATGAGGGGAAAGGGCGGCCGGTGGGGTCTGGGGGCGCTGGCGGCGATCCTGACGGCCGCCGGCCTCGCCCTCGTGGTCCTCGGGCTGCGCGGCCCGGCCGGTCCGCCGAGCCCGCCCGCATGGGCCGCGACCACCCGGGCGGTCGACGGGCACGGGCCGGTGCTGGACCGCTCCCTGCCCGTCCGGGTGTCCATCCCGTCCATCGGGGTCCGGGCGCCGCTGGCCCGCCTGGGCCTCGTGGCCGGCGGGGAGGTGCAGGTCCCCCCGGCCGATCGGCCGGGGGAGGCCGGCTGGTACGAGGGCGGGCCGACCCCCGGCGAGCGCGGCGCGGCGGTCATCCTGGGCCATGTCGACTCGGCGAAGGGCGCCGCGGTCTTCTACGACCTGGGCCGGCTGAGGCCGGGGCACCGCGTCGAGGTGAGCCGCGCGGACGGCCGGGTGGCCGAGTTCACCGTCGAGTCCGTGGAGCGGGTCCGGAAGGGCCGGTTCCCCACCGCGCGCGTCTACGGCCCGCTCGACCATCCCGGGCTCCGCCTGGTCACCTGCGGCGGCGCGTTCGACCGGGCCGAGCGCAGCTACCAGGACAACGTCATCGTCTACGCCGCCGAGACGGCGGTCCGGTAG
- a CDS encoding PH domain-containing protein, which yields MTIRSTGGRVAAYAWLVFAALNLIDLFVGITGDPDYSLTTVTIAFLLLLGCGIAYTVGMRPQIAGDEAGVTIRNPLRDVRAPWGAVRRIEGRNALTVVFAGPDGTDLETRAWVLQTSPRAQAKAEARAEKEARKGKDQGQGFDLRGRTPTGYAAQQLNEMRERQRPKARSGAPDKAAKARAESEEGAARGTVRWSVPAVASLAVPLAVVVVLLIVGAAG from the coding sequence ATGACCATTCGCTCCACCGGCGGGCGCGTCGCCGCGTACGCGTGGCTGGTGTTCGCCGCCCTCAACCTCATCGACCTGTTCGTCGGCATCACCGGTGACCCCGACTACTCGCTGACGACGGTGACGATCGCGTTCCTGCTGCTGCTCGGCTGCGGGATCGCCTACACGGTCGGGATGCGGCCGCAGATCGCCGGCGACGAGGCCGGGGTGACGATCCGCAACCCGCTGCGCGACGTCCGGGCGCCGTGGGGCGCGGTCCGCCGGATCGAGGGCAGGAACGCGCTGACGGTGGTGTTCGCCGGCCCGGACGGGACGGACCTGGAGACCCGGGCGTGGGTGCTGCAGACCTCGCCCCGGGCGCAGGCCAAGGCGGAGGCCCGTGCCGAGAAGGAGGCCCGCAAGGGCAAGGACCAGGGCCAGGGCTTCGACCTGCGGGGACGGACTCCGACCGGTTACGCGGCGCAGCAGCTGAACGAGATGAGGGAACGTCAGCGCCCCAAGGCCCGGTCGGGAGCGCCCGACAAGGCGGCCAAGGCCAGGGCCGAGTCGGAGGAGGGGGCCGCCAGGGGGACGGTCCGCTGGTCCGTTCCCGCGGTGGCATCGCTGGCCGTCCCGCTGGCGGTGGTCGTCGTCCTGCTGATCGTGGGCGCGGCCGGCTGA
- a CDS encoding alpha/beta fold hydrolase: MLSIARTVHRSVDVDGVRVFYRESLPEQQDAPVLLLLHGFPSASYQFRRLIDVLGARHRLIAPDYPGFGHTRAPDDFVYDFDGLADVVEGFVERLGLTRFAMYVFDFGAPIGFRLAERCPERIAGLVVQNGNAYDEGLSDGAREFIALRPEEPGAQETVRGLLTLDGTRGQYEAGVARPESIAPDGWTLDQHFLDLPGRREAQVALAFDYKSNVARYDRWQAWLREHVPPTLIVWGAGDPFFPAPGARAYLRDVPDAELHLFDTGHFALETHLREIAPLVAAFLDRLRA; the protein is encoded by the coding sequence ATGCTCTCGATCGCGCGTACCGTCCACCGCAGCGTCGACGTCGACGGCGTCCGCGTCTTCTACCGCGAGTCCCTCCCGGAGCAGCAGGACGCGCCCGTCCTGCTGCTGCTGCACGGTTTCCCGTCCGCGTCGTACCAGTTCCGCCGGCTCATCGACGTCCTCGGCGCCCGCCACCGGCTGATCGCCCCCGACTACCCCGGCTTCGGCCACACGCGGGCGCCGGACGACTTCGTCTACGACTTCGACGGGCTCGCCGACGTCGTCGAGGGCTTCGTCGAGCGGCTCGGGCTCACCCGTTTCGCCATGTACGTGTTCGACTTCGGGGCACCGATCGGCTTCCGGCTTGCCGAGCGGTGCCCCGAGCGGATCGCGGGCCTGGTCGTCCAGAACGGAAACGCCTACGACGAGGGCCTCTCGGACGGCGCCCGCGAGTTCATCGCCCTGCGCCCCGAGGAGCCGGGGGCGCAGGAGACCGTCCGCGGCCTGCTGACCCTGGACGGCACCCGCGGCCAGTACGAGGCGGGTGTCGCCCGCCCCGAATCGATCGCCCCGGACGGGTGGACCCTCGACCAGCATTTCCTCGACCTGCCGGGACGCAGGGAGGCGCAGGTCGCGCTGGCCTTCGACTACAAGTCCAACGTCGCGCGCTACGACCGCTGGCAGGCCTGGCTGCGCGAACACGTCCCGCCGACCCTCATCGTCTGGGGCGCCGGAGACCCGTTCTTCCCCGCACCCGGCGCGCGCGCCTACCTGCGGGACGTCCCGGACGCCGAACTCCACCTGTTCGACACCGGCCACTTCGCCCTCGAAACCCACCTCCGCGAGATCGCGCCGCTCGTCGCGGCGTTCCTCGACCGCCTCCGGGCGTGA